The following coding sequences are from one Brienomyrus brachyistius isolate T26 chromosome 15, BBRACH_0.4, whole genome shotgun sequence window:
- the tdrd5 gene encoding tudor domain-containing protein 5 produces the protein MAQEKLLEALKKDVRSLLVSAKGGLALEQLKRDYLKMLGHPLPLVALGYRNVLDMVRDMPDVVALSWSEDGTTLLKAVSNDSTKGIEQLVAKQRDPKESARRVYIRPDYHRHAQQAQALPRRGQAPPAIPAQLRSQLRQLLSQGPVMLSELEACFLKRFGRPLQVMHYGFYSIAEMLAAAVDLVAIEQGRKGSLISLRSDSGSLNCAQKWTSPGLQQGLTAKTTQDSVAKDKSRLLSNWASGSVLLNKRGPSVSLGDPHQEKRTLENCIEKLEEQLKSEILECGAGGAVRPELKDKLRQVVAQRSDGISIHELPGEFKKMFGENLPMAQCGFLSMTEMVEALSDTLYLKPAYGKEGNHWIITDVQQRHNSSGREEVKGVNAVEPAEDLKLSKSNYSYCGESPWEEKHGDRQLSSDVTEDEATFKVTRKSFHQMVDIFPVMPLPPNGGGAVPLDALRDQKLRPAPCWQERALVAVLVERVESPNHFFIRFDGTPESRALENMMIEMRTCYTCPEVSERYRLPRSFVRPGQVCCLALRDVWFYRVIIHRVLNDSQVEVYYVDYGDLNTVDWRNLKLLKSCYSELPAQAVLSSLIEVQPVGGSWSKSSISYFQKLCCEHPLVAIIHSYQKDILRVFLCDTQTEEDVYIHTALMTEGHAFQCPAADSQHISVQFNPVTLYLATGPCDVGRRWDSPGGPRTHEGARSGPGTQRETCIVRAEDDITDLPDLEVIDITEVTRTAQAMLANPFGALQCKESVQRGDPERGSTAAGSARNAEPKTEANQNKNRGDEASLDSVGRDATAPELLGVGRVGQAPAASPPPAPASPPPTPLPAGGSAQAGDHGGVAHCLAAPEKTQSFMLSLFAPGGVTLPRPCLRHVPPSFLGPAARLAAGMPFLDWHCHKAS, from the exons ATGGCGCAGGAGAAGTTGCTTGAGGCGCTGAAGAAGGATGTGCGCTCCCTCCTGGTATCGGCTAAGGGTGGCCTGGCCCTGGAGCAGTTGAAGCGCGACTACCTGAAGATGCTAGGCCACCCCCTGCCTCTCGTGGCCCTGGGCTACCGTAATGTGTTAGACATGGTGCGGGACATGCCGGACGTGGTGGCACTGAGCTGGTCCGAAGACGGCACCACGCTGCTGAAAG CCGTCAGCAATGATAGCACCAAAGGCATCGAACAGCTGGTAGCAAAGCAGCGCGACCCTAAGGAGTCTGCGAGGAGGGTTTACATTAGGCCTGACTACCATCGCCATGCGCAGCAAGCGCAGGCCCTGCCCCGTCGCGGCCAGGCACCCCCCGCCATTCCTGCGCAGTTGCGCAGTCAGCTGCGACAGCTGCTCTCTCAAGGGCCGGTCATGCTGTCCGAACTGGAGGCTTGTTTCCTTAAACGCTTCGGTCGGCCGCTGCAGGTGATGCACTATGGCTTCTATTCAATCGCGGAGATGCTGGCGGCAGCCGTAGACCTCGTAGCCATCGAGCAGGGCAGGAAGGGATCGCTGATATCACTTAGGAGTGATAGCGGATCTTTGAATTGCGCCCAGAAATGGACAtcgcctggactacagcaaggACTGACAGCCAAAACCACACAGGACTCAG TGGCTAAGGATAAATCCAGGCTGTTGAGTAACTGGGCAAGCGGATCGGTTCTTCTAAATAAAAGGGGTCCCAGTGTCTCGCTGGGAGATCCTCACCAAGAGAAGAGGACGCTTGAAAATTGCATCGAAAAG CTGGAGGAGCAGCTTAAGAGTGAGATCCTTGAGTGTGGGGCAGGTGGTGCTGTCAGGCCAGAGCTGAAGGACAAGCTGCGCCAG GTTGTTGCTCAGAGAAGTGATGGAATATCTATACATGAGCTTCCTGGAGAGTTCAAG AAGATGTTTGGGGAGAACCTACCCATGGCCCAGTGTGGTTTCTTGAGTATGACAGAGATGGTGGAGGCTCTGAGTGACACCCTCTACCTGAAGCCTGCATACGGCAAGGAGGGGAACCATTGGATCATCACGGACGTCCAACAAAGACACAACAGTTCAG GGAGAGAGGAAGTTAAAGGCGTCAATGCAGTTGAGCCTGCGGAGGATTTAAAACTCTCTAAAAGCAACTACTCCTACTGTGGGGAGTCTCCTTGGGAGGAGAAACATGGTGATAGGCAACTGTCCTCTGACGTTACGGAGGATGAGGCCACCTTCAAAGTTACCAGAAAGAGTTTTCATCAG ATGGTTGACATATTCCCAGTCATGCCACTACCCCCAAACGGTGGAGGTGCAGTGCCCCTGGACGCCCTGCGTGACCAGAAGCTgcgccctgccccctgctggcaggaGAGGGCGCTAGTGGCCGTGCTGGTTGAGAGGGTGGAGTCTCCTAACCACTTCTTCATCCGCTTTGACGGGACCCCAGAGAGCAGGGCACTAGAGAACATGATGATTGAGATGAG GACCTGCTACACATGCCCTGAGGTCTCTGAGCGGTATCGGCTGCCGCGGAGCTTCGTGCGACCCGGCCAGGTTTGTTGCCTGGCCCTGCGGGATGTGTGGTTCTACCGGGTGATCATCCACAGGGTCCTGAATGATAGCCAGGTTGAGGTCTACTACGTGGATTATGGAGACCTTAATACCGTGGATTGGAGGAACCTGAAACTCCTCAA GTCCTGCTACTCGGAGTTGCCGGCCCAAGCGGTCCTTTCATCGCTGATCGAGGTGCAGCCCGTCGGT GGTagctggagcaagagctctatcAGTTACTTCCAGAAGTTGTGTTGTGAGCACCCTCTAGTGGCCATCATCCACAGCTACCAGAAGGACATCCTGCGCGTCTTCCTCTGCGACACCCAAACTGAGGAGGATGTCTACATCCACACTGCCCTGATGACTGAGGGCCATGCCTTCCAGTGCCCAGCCGCAGACAGCCAGCAC ATCTCCGTACAGTTCAATCCAGTGACCCTCTATCTGGCGACGGGACCTTGTGATGTTGGGCGCCGTTGGGACTCTCCCGGTGGACCGAGGACGCATGAGGGCGCCCGGTCCGGGCCTGGCACACAAAGG GAGACCTGCATAGTGAGAGCAGAGGACGACATCACTGACCTCCCAGATCTTGAGGTCATCGACATCACTGAAGTCACCAGGACGGCCCAG GCGATGCTGGCGAATCCTTTCGGGGCTCTGCAGTGTAAGGAGTCGGTGCAGCGTGGAGACCCGGAGCGGGGATCCACAGCTGCTGGGAGCGCAAGGAACGCAGAGCCCAAGACGGAAGCAAACCAGAACAAGAACCGTGGAGACGAGGCGTCG CTGGACTCTGTGGGCAGAGATGCCACAGCGCCGGAACTCCTGGGGGTGGGTCGTGTTGGCCAGGCCCCAGCGGCCAGCCCCCCACCTGCCCCTGCATCCCCACCGCCCACACCACTCCCCGCTGGAGGGTCAGCGCAAGCAGGGGACCATGGGGGAG TTGCTCATTGCCTGGCTGCACCGGAGAAGACCCAGAGCTTCATGCTCTCCTTGTTTGCCCCTGGTGGAGTGACATTGCCCCGGCCCTGTCTGCGCCATGTGCCGCCGTCCTTCCTGGGGCCCGCGGCCCGCCTGGCTGCTGGGATGCCCTTCCTCGactggcactgtcacaaggCGTCCTGA